In Candidatus Defluviilinea proxima, a single genomic region encodes these proteins:
- a CDS encoding protein tyrosine phosphatase family protein, which translates to MKDIYNYLYYNEKLSSSGMPTPDQLKSVAEAGVQVVINLATSKSEGAMPNEGELVNGLGMEYVHIPVEWDKPTHDDLDAFLKAMDEHKGKSILVHCQANYRASGFVALYRVLKLGWERDEAFQGMQKIWSPDEYPAWDILIEEKLPPE; encoded by the coding sequence ATGAAAGATATTTACAATTACTTGTATTACAACGAGAAATTATCAAGCAGTGGTATGCCAACACCTGACCAATTGAAGTCGGTAGCAGAGGCAGGTGTGCAAGTGGTCATCAATCTGGCGACGTCGAAATCAGAAGGTGCCATGCCAAACGAAGGTGAATTGGTGAACGGCTTGGGAATGGAATACGTCCACATCCCTGTGGAATGGGATAAACCAACACATGATGATCTGGATGCATTCTTGAAGGCAATGGACGAGCACAAAGGGAAAAGCATCCTTGTACACTGTCAGGCAAATTATAGGGCATCAGGATTTGTAGCCTTATATCGAGTTTTGAAATTAGGTTGGGAAAGAGATGAGGCATTTCAGGGCATGCAAAAAATATGGAGCCCAGATGAATACCCAGCCTGGGATATATTGATCGAAGAAAAACTGCCGCCTGAATGA
- a CDS encoding TIGR02206 family membrane protein: MEQFFVKDYTGAPFELFGKAHLAALGLVVVVALSFIPARHLWDETAKRRFRYAMAIWMLIWEISWHAWSIYYGTFTIQANLPLHICSVFVWLTIIMMLNKNSTIYELAYFLGIGGALQALLTPDAGIYGFPHFRAFQTFASHGGIVLAALYMTVVECYRPTWSSFKRVFLWTNIYMVSVFFINLAIGSNYLFIAHKPEFPSLIDALAPWPWYILQLEIIALIVCLVLYLPFAIKDLATTRQPAIS, encoded by the coding sequence ATGGAACAGTTCTTCGTCAAAGATTACACAGGCGCACCGTTTGAATTATTCGGAAAGGCACACCTCGCAGCATTGGGGTTGGTTGTTGTCGTCGCGCTGTCATTTATCCCTGCCCGCCACTTATGGGATGAGACTGCCAAACGCCGATTTCGATATGCAATGGCAATCTGGATGCTGATCTGGGAAATCAGCTGGCACGCATGGAGCATCTACTACGGGACGTTCACCATTCAAGCCAATCTGCCGCTCCACATTTGTAGTGTATTCGTATGGCTGACGATCATTATGATGTTGAATAAAAACTCGACGATCTACGAACTGGCGTATTTCCTTGGGATTGGCGGAGCGCTTCAGGCCTTACTGACACCTGATGCCGGTATCTATGGCTTTCCCCACTTCCGAGCTTTTCAAACCTTCGCATCGCATGGAGGCATTGTCCTCGCCGCGTTATACATGACCGTTGTCGAATGCTACCGCCCCACATGGAGTTCATTCAAACGCGTCTTCCTATGGACGAATATTTACATGGTCTCTGTCTTCTTCATCAATCTTGCCATCGGCAGTAATTATCTCTTCATCGCCCACAAACCTGAATTTCCATCCCTTATTGACGCGCTTGCACCCTGGCCCTGGTATATCCTCCAACTGGAAATCATCGCGCTGATCGTCTGCCTCGTACTGTATCTACCATTTGCGATCAAGGACCTGGCTACAACCCGCCAACCAGCCATCTCTTAG
- a CDS encoding YbaK/EbsC family protein, which translates to MPTLSPSAQKIQDLLSSLGYNYTVIEHVESTRTALEAAERAGCELGQIVKSLIFKGKQSGKPILVLTSGANRVDEKRIREYAGEGIGKADADFVRAVTGYAIGGVPPVGHVQKMETYLDEDFLQYETIWAAAGTPNAIFELKTSDLQKMTDGKVVMVK; encoded by the coding sequence ATGCCAACACTCTCCCCCTCCGCACAAAAGATACAGGACCTGCTCAGTTCGCTTGGATACAACTACACCGTGATCGAACATGTCGAATCCACGCGCACGGCGTTGGAAGCGGCAGAACGCGCGGGATGTGAACTCGGTCAGATCGTGAAGTCGTTGATCTTCAAAGGGAAGCAATCGGGTAAGCCGATCCTTGTACTGACCAGCGGCGCGAATCGCGTGGACGAGAAACGCATCCGCGAGTATGCAGGAGAAGGCATCGGGAAGGCAGATGCCGATTTTGTAAGAGCAGTTACCGGTTACGCCATTGGAGGCGTGCCGCCCGTAGGGCATGTCCAAAAAATGGAAACATATCTCGACGAGGATTTCCTCCAGTATGAGACCATCTGGGCGGCGGCTGGAACTCCCAACGCCATCTTCGAATTGAAGACATCTGACTTGCAAAAGATGACGGATGGAAAGGTGGTGATGGTGAAATGA
- a CDS encoding SH3 domain-containing protein produces MKHTTRLIFTSIVLVLAILACNLPGAAEQPALSVNDKAATAIEATLMEGRRNGGDVPITATFSQTPNPTATVTKGPTLTITPTYSVPMLKIREQTNCREGPSLDYEILFAYLPNKKLEIIGRYDPNNYWLVKSSESPTGSCWLWGEYVELTGSYWVVPTLTPPPTITPAPPVAPSVKKWDFYCNAVTGQMEVTIKWTDQSENEAGYRIIRDNVVIAELPANSAVYTETIPLVAGESVTYYIEAYSPAGSARSTPINLTCP; encoded by the coding sequence ATGAAGCACACAACACGATTAATTTTCACGTCCATTGTTTTAGTTTTAGCGATCCTGGCCTGCAATTTACCGGGCGCGGCAGAACAACCAGCACTTTCTGTCAACGATAAAGCCGCTACCGCCATTGAAGCAACCCTGATGGAAGGCCGTCGTAACGGCGGTGACGTTCCGATCACTGCGACTTTCTCGCAGACGCCAAATCCAACAGCAACCGTGACCAAAGGCCCCACACTTACCATCACACCTACATATTCTGTCCCGATGCTTAAAATCCGCGAACAGACGAATTGCCGCGAAGGGCCAAGCTTGGATTACGAAATACTTTTTGCTTATCTACCGAACAAAAAGCTGGAGATCATTGGACGCTACGATCCAAACAACTACTGGCTTGTGAAATCCAGCGAAAGCCCAACGGGTAGTTGTTGGTTGTGGGGAGAATATGTAGAACTGACCGGCAGTTATTGGGTTGTGCCAACACTCACTCCGCCACCCACGATCACACCTGCACCGCCTGTTGCGCCTTCCGTTAAGAAATGGGACTTTTACTGTAATGCAGTGACTGGTCAGATGGAAGTAACCATCAAGTGGACAGATCAATCAGAAAACGAAGCTGGCTATCGCATCATTCGAGACAATGTAGTGATCGCCGAACTGCCAGCCAACTCCGCTGTGTATACAGAAACCATTCCGTTGGTGGCAGGCGAAAGCGTAACGTATTACATCGAGGCATACAGCCCGGCGGGGTCCGCGAGAAGTACTCCTATCAATTTGACGTGCCCTTAA
- a CDS encoding prolyl oligopeptidase family serine peptidase yields MTITQRLFIVTGILVLTTLACARTNSSATPVSPTPNLSTGETSHSLTHSGLERSYILYVPASVNWNQPVPLVFVFHGGTGNAKSAIIMSGFNEVADANGFLVVYPNGTGPLDDDKLLTWNAGACCGFAQRNNIDDVGFVRAIADEIQSMTNIDPNQIYATGMSNGGMLSQRLACEASDLFAAVAPVAGTLNASSCNPTEHISIIEFHGTDDQHVPYEGGKGPESLVDVSFASVKDSVEFWSSFDGCNSQPQTESVEDIQHETWTGCAGSTSVELYTIIGGGHSWPGGRGGWPGSDQPTQTISASELIWKFFAAHPK; encoded by the coding sequence ATGACTATTACTCAAAGACTATTTATAGTTACAGGTATTCTCGTACTCACAACGCTGGCATGCGCACGGACAAACTCTAGCGCCACGCCAGTATCACCGACACCAAATCTTTCAACAGGCGAAACCTCCCATTCATTGACACATAGCGGATTAGAACGGAGCTACATTCTGTATGTACCTGCATCTGTGAATTGGAATCAGCCTGTACCGCTCGTATTCGTCTTTCACGGCGGGACGGGCAACGCTAAGAGTGCGATCATAATGAGTGGGTTCAACGAAGTTGCAGACGCCAACGGATTTCTCGTTGTCTATCCAAACGGAACGGGTCCGCTAGACGACGACAAACTTCTGACATGGAATGCGGGTGCTTGTTGTGGGTTTGCACAGAGAAACAATATAGACGATGTCGGCTTTGTGCGTGCGATTGCAGATGAAATCCAATCCATGACAAATATTGACCCTAACCAAATTTATGCAACAGGCATGTCGAACGGAGGGATGTTGTCGCAGCGGCTGGCATGCGAAGCATCTGACCTATTTGCGGCAGTCGCGCCTGTGGCAGGGACGCTCAACGCTTCGTCGTGCAATCCAACAGAACACATCTCGATTATCGAGTTTCACGGCACAGACGATCAACATGTCCCTTATGAGGGAGGCAAAGGCCCCGAATCGCTTGTGGATGTCAGCTTTGCGTCAGTGAAGGACTCGGTAGAATTCTGGTCTTCGTTTGATGGATGCAACTCCCAGCCACAGACCGAGTCGGTAGAGGATATCCAGCATGAAACGTGGACCGGATGCGCCGGGTCTACATCTGTAGAACTGTACACGATCATCGGCGGTGGACACTCCTGGCCCGGCGGTCGAGGAGGCTGGCCCGGGTCAGATCAGCCTACGCAAACGATCTCGGCCTCCGAATTGATCTGGAAGTTTTTTGCCGCACATCCAAAATAA
- a CDS encoding LysM peptidoglycan-binding domain-containing protein — MRQKHLQVILILMVFISSCNLPITPTPASTPQAVETAAISIMIAQPANGTEFPALAPVPVSIQVSGDVQTIELLADGTTFENSKEPKFNRAKWKWFSSAPGLHTLQARATGKDGITYTSNSIILWISPNVSQSTTLYQAQTGDTLTGLAERFNTTPELILNTNPFLPADVSAPLPLDRPIKILNRYPEDIIQAFPKLDFPGQPKKDAASSNSSSQTNFPLNAKLPFDNNTPPLSPELVFVDQVYYYISLDGSPWSRVPRNQGEFLKPKNGFFDLDEILAPLLASAPSKDIHVTVDAWGWQGGALVHIGRFERIIAASKDNTPWVVLPGQLEICNAGTNCSQGEVTGSFAEHVTSNGGNHTLRWQAPPGE, encoded by the coding sequence ATGCGCCAAAAACACCTGCAGGTTATTTTGATTCTGATGGTTTTCATTTCATCATGTAACCTACCGATCACACCCACGCCAGCCTCAACACCACAAGCAGTGGAGACCGCAGCCATTAGCATCATGATCGCTCAGCCTGCAAATGGTACAGAATTTCCCGCCTTGGCGCCCGTCCCAGTATCCATACAAGTTTCAGGTGATGTACAAACCATCGAGCTTCTCGCTGATGGCACAACCTTCGAGAACTCAAAAGAACCTAAATTCAACCGTGCCAAATGGAAATGGTTCTCGTCGGCCCCCGGCTTGCACACACTGCAGGCTCGTGCCACCGGTAAAGACGGCATAACCTACACATCCAACTCCATCATCCTCTGGATATCGCCAAACGTATCGCAAAGCACAACACTCTATCAAGCACAAACAGGGGATACACTCACTGGATTGGCAGAACGCTTCAACACAACCCCGGAGCTGATTCTCAATACCAATCCTTTTCTCCCCGCTGACGTTTCCGCTCCGCTTCCGTTGGATCGTCCCATCAAAATATTAAATCGCTATCCTGAAGATATCATCCAAGCTTTCCCCAAATTGGACTTCCCCGGGCAACCCAAGAAAGATGCAGCATCATCAAATTCATCTTCTCAAACAAACTTTCCTCTAAATGCCAAGCTCCCCTTTGACAACAACACGCCACCTCTTTCTCCTGAATTGGTCTTCGTCGACCAGGTCTATTACTACATCTCACTCGATGGCAGTCCCTGGAGTCGCGTACCGCGCAATCAAGGCGAATTCCTCAAACCCAAAAACGGATTCTTTGATCTCGATGAAATTCTCGCCCCGTTGCTGGCATCTGCACCATCCAAAGACATCCACGTCACGGTAGATGCATGGGGCTGGCAAGGTGGGGCACTCGTCCATATCGGACGTTTTGAGCGTATCATTGCCGCCAGCAAAGACAATACCCCTTGGGTCGTTCTACCCGGCCAACTTGAGATCTGCAACGCAGGCACCAATTGCTCACAAGGCGAAGTGACCGGCTCCTTTGCGGAACATGTCACATCCAACGGAGGCAACCATACCCTGCGCTGGCAGGCTCCTCCCGGCGAGTGA